Within Triticum dicoccoides isolate Atlit2015 ecotype Zavitan chromosome 1B, WEW_v2.0, whole genome shotgun sequence, the genomic segment TCTATTCATAATAATACAGTGCTACAAATTACCTCCATGGTCAATAATCTTTCTAAAAGCATATCCAGTGGAATCATGGCTCGCCAGGGATGGGCCACACCATTCATATAGGTGGAAATTTAGCAAAAGAGAGAAATGGTGCTTCTGCATTCATCGACGTGAGGATGGGCCCCGCTCTGCGTAGGAGGAAAGAATTGGATGTTGAATGCGTTGGGGTGGGTAAAGATGCCATGGGGAGAATGAAAGCGACGGTGCCAAGATGACTTAGGAACATACATCGAGGGTCAGGCATGCACCAACAATCAAGAATTTCGCCATCTTTTTACCATAGGTATCTATTTGATTTTATCTTGGTCCTTGCAGAGTGAAAAAATACGCTATAAAGGATCTGCATATACTTACTAGCAGTATCGATAAATGGCTAGTTTTTTGTAACCAACGCAGATTACCATACGAAAAAATCCCTCCAAAAATTGTGCTTGCAATTTTCATTTCAGACGACTTCGGCTATGTAGAAATAGCCCGATACGGAAAAGTGCCGCTCTGACCAAGAAACCAACGTCTTTGCTCAGTGAGCAAGGAATGCCGAAGTTATCAATTTGTCTGCTAAACTACAGAAGTAGAAATAATAGCACCagggatatatatattatattgttTGATTGTTTCCATAAAACCAAAAACAGGCTCATGAATAGAAGCCTATCCACTAGAGGGGCAGATACGAATATGATTGTAAATACAGAAGTTGCGGTCAATAAGGTAAGGACCATCAAAACACCTAGCCATCCATTGTAAAGACCATTTTTGGTTCCAATTATCCAGCTGCAGGAGCAATTCTGCAGGCTTGTATTTACGCAACTCTCTAAAATTAGTTTACTACATTTTGAGCACGGCATGTGATAAATATTCCGTAAGCATCAAAACGCAAGGCAATGTCTCTTAACAGAATTTGAAAATATAGATTGGTTTCAGTGTCTACCATCTTGGCccacccaccccaccccacccacccGCGCGAAAACTAACATATTTGGACATGAATTTGTGCACATGAGCCTTGAGTCCCTTATTGAAAAGTTTGCAAACGCACATGAGAAAAATACAACTAATGAATTGCCAGCTAAGCTAACATTCTATAAGATGTCATGGAAAAGAAAGGGTACCGTGTAGTAGAACGTAGAGAAGCTGCCTCCCGCGTGTGAAACTCGATAACTCCTACCTCACTGCATGTCAAATGAAATTCAAGTTCAACAAAGACAAGCAATAATCCCCGGCGAATCAATGGACAACAACAAGTGGCACCTGCAGTACCTATTTGCAAGTTCTGGTACTTCAAAATTTCATCCACTATAGTAAGTATCAAGTTAACGAAGGTGTATGAAAGTATTCACGTTCCGCAACTAAGACTCCATAGATCAAACAAAAGCAGTCAATACCATCACCAGACCAGCATGAACCAACAGTTGCAGGAGATGCATAGagcggtgcaataagaccaagatgtTCATAATTTAACAACTATACCATACTTCTACCCTGTCTAAACTCCATAAAGTTAAACACAGCACAAAACTGTACACCCGCATATCTAAAGATGAAAAGAAGTATTTATGCCAGGCTTCTCCGGCAGAAACTGCTTTATCTCCAGAGCCTGGTTTCCTTTTGCAACACCAGGGAGAGGGAGGCCAAGAGAAAGAGACAGCGATCGATCATCTCCTGCGTCCGAACTGGCAAGTTTGCGCGTCTTTGCCGCTGTAGACAGGGATAGTGACAACAGAGGGGAGGAGGATCCCTGTTCTGCCTTCAACGGTGCCTTATTCATAGTAGTATGTTCtggagagccttcatcatcagaCGAAAGAACATGAACAACTTGATCTGAGATGGCTTTTGTCGTCGAACCTAGATCTGAGAGACCCTTGTATGCATAACGTGAGTCATCGAATGGAGTATGCCAACCAGCTGGCAGGGAATGTATCTTCGACAAGCGCTCGTTGGGTAGTTGTTCATCTCCATTAACAATCTTCTGCCTTTTGTAGCTTGACTCAGAATCATGCAAAACGAAGTCCGCCTTCAGGATTGATTCACTTTGATGTTGTAACGATACTTCTGTCAACGATGTGAGCGCCTTCTTCTTGGCCAATATATTGTCAGGCATTGATCTGCTTGCACCCACATGTCGTTCGACATAGCATGGAGCTTCATTCAGACTAAAGCTCTCCTCATCCTTCATGCTGTCTCTGCCTTCAGTTCCTGAGCCACCTGGAATAAGTAAGATGATGATCAGCAAAACATCTAGCTGCAATCAGTAGCTCATGTTATTATTATAAAATAGCAGCACCTGTTGTATCACTTGGATATTCCAATTTCATGTTGTGACATCCTGAGCCCATGGGAATATAAGTTTCACAGACAGCTGCAGTACCACTTCCCAATACAATCTCTCTGGTGACTGCAGTTTCTTGATGATGTATTTCACATGCATCCAGATTTTCATTCCCATTTGTCGACCCCATCAAAGTCTTGTGATCTTCAGATGCACCTGACTTCTCTGTCTCTGATCCAAGTGATACGGGTGAATCATATAATTCATCATCAGGGCACTGGTTCAAATCTATACCCAAAGATTGAGGAACCTTAGGGGAACACACAGGCTTATCAAAAGGTTCAGTGGTTGACACTAGTGGACAAGGATTTTTCACTGCAAGCTCTGTTGAGCTATTTGCTTTCCTCGCGTAGAAGACGCCCCAAAAGTAAAGAAAGCCATTCCACCCTGGAAATTATTGAATCAGTTAAATGAGTCACCCAGAGATTTTTTTTTAGACAATAAAAAGAACTAACTTAGGCCTTACGTTGAATCTTTTCCGGCAAATTATCAGATGACAAAATGAGAAGTTCAACGCCATTAATATTTGTTGTGAGGCAcaagtcttcaacaagcaacttttCCAGGAGTTTGCCGTATCTTTCATAACTGCAAGGAGACAGGGAAATCAGCTAGCTTATTGAGGACAGAAGATAAAGTAATCAAACATTGAGCATTACCTTTCAAAATCTTGAGCAAAGAAAAAAAGAGCAATGTTATCTTCACTCGGCTGTACTTCCTTAAATTGATGTGGCCACGATGAACAACGTGGAACTTCTATGAGCCGAATTCTCTGAGGTAATTGTTTGACTACTTCAAGTGCTTTGGCCGAGGTACAGGTCGACAAGTGGGCCTGAATCCCATCATACAGTTCGGAAGAGATTCCAGTTCTTGAAACCTCAAAGATACCTCTGGAAAAGAAATACATGTTAAAAATATGATAACTAACTAGATAACTGGGCTAAGGGAAGAGAACATACTGCCAGATGTAAGTCTGCTCTGGAATAACTAAAGTTCTGGAAAGATTCCCAAGAGTAGGCAACTGATCAAAagaatcttcatgcttcaaatttggctCGCTCAATTTGTTTTCAGGGGCACAGAGTTTCTGTGCCATTAGGGGATCATGTGGACTCTCGGGCAATATGTCTTCCGCAGCCTGAACTTCCTCTGCACTTTTAATTGACTTATGTTCAGTGCTTTCCAAAACCTCTTGCTGGCATTGTCCCACATTAGGAGTCAAATCTTCTGAAGCACTTTCTCTTGGAACCATACTTGGTAAATCTGATTCAGAAGTCATGGCCAAAGGCTGGCACTGTCCCACATTAGGAGTCAACTCTTCTGAAGAACTTGCTCTTGGCACCATACTTTGTGATTCAGAAGTCATGGCCAAAGGCTGGCATTGTCCCACATTAGGAGTCAAATCTTCTGAAGCACTTGCTCTTGGCACCACACTTTGTAAATCTGTTTCGCAGGTCATGGCCAATGGTGTGGAAAGCACCTCAGGATTAGTTGACATTTTATTATCATTTTTCCTAAGAATGAGTGAAGCTTCACCCACACAATCATTATCCTTATTAACATTTTCCACTGGAAGCAGTGGATCAGAAGTCTTTATAGTATCAGCATCTTTAGAAGAAACCACTCCTGTTGATGTTTGGTGAATGGCAATGCCCCGCTTTTCACTGTTAAACGAAGCAGAGATCTGCTTCTTTTCGATGTTACCTAATTGCAGCAAGCCATGGAATGAAAGCTTGTCAATAAACTGAACCCTGACATTTCCTCGAAAAAAATAATTAGAAATGAACAGTGCTTACCTGGCTTTTTGCTAGTTTTTAGTATGCTTGGTCCAGGCCTTGGATTATCTTGGTCGACTTTTCTATCTCCCGACTTGACAGAACTATCAGGCCTTGGTGATAAAGGTGGTTTCTGAAGAATAAAAGAAGGCCTTCTTTCTAAAAAACTCTTATCACTCATCAGCTTCAACATTCTTGGTTTTTCATCTCGAGACAAGAGAGATGATTTATTCTGTTTTAATGAACTGGAGTCTTTACTAACTGAACCCTCGCGCTTGAATGACTCTGACTTCATAAGCTTTCTCATTGGCCCCTTTTCTCTAACATCTATTGGGGAATGTTTTACAGGCTTCAGCTTGCTTGCCACACCTTCTGCTAACTGCTTGACCTTTGGTTCGCTCTTCGAATTGTTGAAAGACAATTGTTTCGATAAAGGACCTAGTGGACCAAGTTAAGAAGTTAACAATGCAGCATACTAACAAAAAAAAAAGGGAATAGACATATTATTGCGAATAAAGTGTTTGGTCAAACCTCGTGGTGAAGGAACTGGCGCTTTGGCATTAGCCAGGCTTCCTAATGAATATGACCGTGATAAGGTCATGGAACTTTTGACTGCCTGAACACCCTTCACTGGAGCATTATTAGGTGGCTTAAGATTTCCTTTGTTGGATTTCTTACACGAGTTTTGATGAGAGAAAATGTCATGTTTCCTAGGGCTTTCCGTCTTGAACGGCCTTGGATTAGAGGATGACGCATTCTCTGCATGCCTCTTGGACGATTTAGGTGGACTCAGCAGGCCTTCACTTGACATTGGCAATTCCATATCAGTGGCAATTCGCAACTTCTTACGATTCAATAAATCTTCTGAACTTTCGTACTTCTTGCCTAATCTTCCGGCTGATGGTGTGCCGCAAGTGGGTGGCCGTGTTTCCGTGTCAGAGGTGACAATTTGAAGCCTCTTACGATTTGCCATACTCCCAAAGTTTTTACTCTTTGCATCCAGCCTCCCGGCATTTGGGCTGGCACACTTCACTTGTCGTGCCTCTGTATCAGTTGAGCCTGAATGCAGCTTTACATTATTACCAGACAAGTGATCAGTTACCGGTGTACCAGAAGCAATTTGTTGAGCGCCCAAATTAGGCAAAGCGGTCTGCAAGGTCTTAGGGTTGCTCATGCTTTCTGAATCTTGGTTCTTCCCATTTGAAATGTCAACTGTTGATGCACCGCGGTTGCCTCTTGTTTTAATTCGATCTTCATTAAGCTGGCATTCTTCACATAACCATTCACCATCTGGAACCTTATCCAATTTCACTCGCATGCAATAACTATTCAACAATAAATGTAATGTCAATAGCTAGCATATTACTCCAAAATAAGTAGAATAGTCCAAATAAGTAAAATGTTTTCCCTTCATAAGAGGCTACCATACAACCAGTAGAATAGTCCAAATAAGTAAAATGTTTTCCCTTGTATGCAAAATGTTTTCCAAAATAAGTAAAATGTTTCTCCTTATATCTTTTCTTTCATCATCTACTCTGACGGAAttgatatgtactccctccgtaaactaatataagagcgtttagatcactattttagtaatctaaacactcttatattagtttacagagggagtatgtaaATATTGTAGAAAGAAAATTGCAATACATGTGTAAAGCCATCAGCATAGTATATTTTTTATAACAGAACACTGATACATTATTActactccgtcccaaaattcttgtcttagatttgtctaaatacgaatgtatcaagtcacgttttagtattagatacatccgtatctagacaaatctaagacaagaattttgggacggagggagtattatttttgagAAACTGCCCTAACAGATTGTTTGGTATATAAGGGTCTGTTTGGTTGGAGACTAGTGtggccaagccaaagtgtggctgagAAATTGGACGCCAAACTTTGGCAAAAGTTGGCAAAAAAAATCTGTCTCTGTGACAAGTGGACCATAGTggcaataaagtgtggcaagccaaaGAGTGGCAAAAACCAAACACATGCCAACTAAACTGTGGCTGCCAAACTTTGGCTTCGCAAACTGTGGCTGGGACCAAACAGCCCCTAAGTAGACACCTAGATTCAATCATCTATAGCCCCATCATGGTAATTGTCTTAAAAGAGTGATGCAAGAATAATCATCCTCTAAAAGCTAGTTAATTTATGCACATAATTCATGCTTTCCAAAAAATATTTACTCCCAGTGTGAACAGAAAAATAACTTTCAAATCTGAGAAAGACTTCACTTGCAAATGCAATATTACTGATAACTTAAAATATGGCATGGCCATGTTTATCTTACGTATGCTCCGCCCCTTCAAGGCATCTAGTGCATGTAGCCAGAAGATATTCCCTACCGACATCTCCACATATATCACAAACATTAACCTGGGGTACAATGTAAACCAGAGAAGTGTTACAACACAATGATAATGAAAAAAATACAGACAGCAGAAAAGGAAATGCAACCAAAGCATACaataaattatactccctccgttccgaaatataagtctttttagacatttcaaatggactacaacatatggatgtatgtagacatattttagaatgtagattcactcattttgcttcgtatgtagtcatttattggaatctctagaaagacttatatttgggaacggatggGAGTATTCTCCAAGTGCACTCAAATATCATGACAATATTTATGAAGCCTTAAGTCTTAATTAGGAGTTGAACCTACATGCAAATGGATATGCGATAGAAAACCCAGAATATGGTCCCTACCACCAAATTTTGGATGAGTACAAGGATATATATAACAAAATAAATTATATTCACCAGTTTCCACCGGATACTTTCTCATATAACAATTATCTCCATAGTACAAACTTCCCATTGAGTGTGTTATTATAAGCACAAGTTTTTTTCCCTTCTGAGGAACCCAAGCACTACTTTGTAAATTTTTACGTTTTATGCTTACATGGAGGTACCAAAAAAAAATCCTCTGTACTAAACTAAATCTTTACATAGTCGCCATGCATAACTAAAAATGATTAACAAGCTTTACCAGATGTTATTATTTCATCATTCCACACATTGCACAGAAGACTATTTTGACTTCAAGCTTCAAAGTAAAACTTCACGACTTCAATCAATTTTCCAGATGAAACAAAGAAGCAAATGACtggagtgaaataacagtccacaaGTATTCTACAGAATgtgtgatcttaagcatgttccacACCAACTGAACAGTGGCCTATATGTTAAACCTTCATCAATACTTACTGATCTCTCAATCCAAGCCCACTCCAAACTTACAAATTTGGGGTATCTTACATTTGAATTTTTGACTAAACACCATGTTAACTAAGGGTTCACATAACAAATTAACAGGATTATAGGAGCTGCATTTTGAGGGAGAGTACAGTGGCACAAACAAGGATTGCGGAGATACTTACATCTATTAAGCTTTCTGAGTTCCCGCACTCTATCATAGCATCATTCTGTGTATTCAACTCTTTATCACTAGCTTTATCCGTTGGTAAACCTTGGCTCTGGTCTTGTTGAACATTGTCATTCCTCTTAGCAAAATCATCAGATAGAATGTCAGTGTGTTCTTGACTGCCATTCCTTGTGCAACGGGTGCCAGTTTCCAGTTCCATTGATGAAGATCCAGCCTTGATTTTATTTTTGCTACTCATACTGCAACTAGTCACCATATCATGCTTGTCACCACCAATCACAGGCCTGCTTAATTTTCCTCCTGGTAAATGATCTATGTCATTATTTGGAACTTTCTCAGAATTTTGTTGCGCTAAATTATCTTGTAAATTCCCTAAACCCTGGTTTGACTTTTTAGGAGATAATCCTTGAGATGCACTAACAGAGGACTGAGTTCGGAGTAACTTTTTGGTCATAAATGAAGGAGAATCTGCAGGAGCTGATCGATCAGATGAGCTAGGTGGGGCAATATGAACATCAGATCTCTTCTTCTCTGTAGATTCTTCCACAAGGGAATTTCTTAGTCTGTTAGGACCGGCAATGTTCTTGTCCTTGTAGTCCTTGACAGTGAGATCACGACTTGACGCAGAAGTAGATAGTTTATCCTTTTTCTTATCCAGCAGAAGTTTGCTTGCTGCTGATGTACCAGTAACACACGAGTTACTATCATCGTGGCACTCTTCTCTAGGTGACCTCGTATCGCTCAATAGCCTTCTACGTTTTGCCGGCATGTTAACCTCTGAATCTGCTGCAATGGACCTCGCCATAGCCTTATGTCCACCATTTTCGGAATAGGAAGCATGGCTTGAAGTGGCACTAAGTTCATCATCATTTTCCCCTCCCTTTGTACGGAGTCCTTTCCCACTACGAACTAACAAATTAGTTCTTGATTCTGACCTTGCACAGCACGTTTGAGATGATCCGCAGTCCATATTGGAATCAACAGGTGCAAGATCTCTGTGTAAGCAAGAGGAGCAAGGAGCAGAACAGACATTACAAGTGCCAGATTCTGCTTTCACATGAGGACCATCACTTGGAACTGGTCTTTTTCTTACTGTAGGGTTGTCCTGGCAAAAGGCGGACCAACATTAAGTCTTGGTAAGCCACAAAAATGCACTCTACAGATACAACAGGAACATAACATGGGATGACTAAGTAGATCATCCCTGCAACTGATTAAAACATAAGATTAAGCATTGCTAGGATTAACATACTATCTCTGTTTCATCCGCAATCTGCTGGACTGGTCTAAGATTTATTACCTTCAATCGACGGCTGGTAATCCAGAAGCATTTTCAAGATTAGGAAATGAACTGTTTGGCATACATTGTCTGCTCACGTTATAAACATCAATGTACACCGTATTATTTGCGGCAATAAAATCATGATCAGCGTATACTAACCGAGTAAAAAAAGGCCATTGGAGTGTAGTAATGAAAGATTTCAAAGCGGATAAGTACTGTGAAGCCCTTTTCCACGGGAGATTAAGTCATCCCCAAAGCAGAGGATGCACTATACAGCATTATGGGATCCGAATCACCTATGAGCATCTGATGCCACACCAGCTAATCTACATGCCAGAGGCATCACAACGCACAGGAATAATGTAGACTAAACTCATCATATGAAACCTGTGGGCATCAGATGACCGAACCAACATGCGCATTTGCACGAAATTCCCAGAGAAGAAGAATATTTTGCTGCATATTCAGGGAGAGCCACACCCTGCAATGCTCACCTCTATCTGGGGGGCCACTCCCCGCTGTTCAGAGTCCTCTGCCCGTCCTGCACCGCCACCGCGTTGTTCCTTGTTCGATTCCTGAAAGGAATAAACACGACAATAAATAACGAGCGCAACTCACGAAATCTGTTAGATTGACGCCTAAATCGGTGCGAAAAAATAATATGACGAACCATACGGGGGATTCAAATCAATGGATTCGATCAAATCCGATTCGACTCTCGCAAAACCGCGTCGCCCGCAGACGCTCCCCAACCCCCAAAAAATACCCTAACGAAACAAGCAATCCACAAGCGCGCACGCGCGCACAGTGTCACGAACGCTCACGCGTAACGAAACCTCGAATCTCGAAGCCCCGACGCCACCTCTCTCGCCCAATCCCATCCCATACAATCCCCAAAACCCGCGGCCGCCGCCACCAACAACAACAACCGAACGCAATCGTCAGGGGTAGACAGAGCAAACGAACGGAGGCGGCGGATGTACCTCGAGGAGCGCGAGATCCTTGTGGCGCGTACGATCGTAGAGATCCCTCATCGTGCGTTCGCGGTCTTGCGGCGCCCTCATATGCCCGGGCCCACCCCACCGCCCCCTCGCCGATCGGGGCGAGCCCTACCTCccggcggcgagcggcgcggcgCCGCCCATCCGCAACCAGTACTCCGGAGAGAGATGGAGATGGGTTGGGGTTTGGCTCTAGCGTGGGGAGGAAGCAGCGGAGCGCAgccgaggagggagagagagaagagggaggggaggggagaggatgAGAGAGAGTGCTTCAGTTTTGGAGTCCCTCGGGGCGGTGACGCGACGGGGGagcgagaggagaggagaggggggacGGGGAAATGAAACGGGACGGGAACGAGGATGGGTTGGCGGGCCCCGTCTGTCAGTCACACGTCATAGCCCATAGCCACAGCTTTAAAATGGTTTTGTAGCAAGTATTTATTTGTTTCTCAAAAAGAGCAAGTATTTATTTACCTACCAGGTGAAGGCTGTAATTTTTCTGTGCGGTTAAAGGGAATTATGTAACTTTTCTAAGGTGGGAATATGTATTTTTAGTATGCCAAAACAGGTCCTTACAGACTGGATATTTATCTACATTACTTGACTCAGCCCGACTACAACCCGACATCGGTTCTTTCGTCACTCTTCGGGTCCGTGAACGCCTGCCTATCCCTACTTTGCGACCTAACCACTTTTACAATCTTTTTATAAAACAAATTTGTTAAAAGAGGTAAAACATTTATTTTCTATGTCATTTACTTTGATTCAGACCACACAGTTGTTCTTTCGTCACACTTCATGTTCTTGAGCGCATTACTAATACTAATTTACGACCT encodes:
- the LOC119337160 gene encoding uncharacterized protein LOC119337160, translated to MRAPQDRERTMRDLYDRTRHKDLALLEESNKEQRGGGAGRAEDSEQRGVAPQIEDNPTVRKRPVPSDGPHVKAESGTCNVCSAPCSSCLHRDLAPVDSNMDCGSSQTCCARSESRTNLLVRSGKGLRTKGGENDDELSATSSHASYSENGGHKAMARSIAADSEVNMPAKRRRLLSDTRSPREECHDDSNSCVTGTSAASKLLLDKKKDKLSTSASSRDLTVKDYKDKNIAGPNRLRNSLVEESTEKKRSDVHIAPPSSSDRSAPADSPSFMTKKLLRTQSSVSASQGLSPKKSNQGLGNLQDNLAQQNSEKVPNNDIDHLPGGKLSRPVIGGDKHDMVTSCSMSSKNKIKAGSSSMELETGTRCTRNGSQEHTDILSDDFAKRNDNVQQDQSQGLPTDKASDKELNTQNDAMIECGNSESLIDVNVCDICGDVGREYLLATCTRCLEGAEHTYCMRVKLDKVPDGEWLCEECQLNEDRIKTRGNRGASTVDISNGKNQDSESMSNPKTLQTALPNLGAQQIASGTPVTDHLSGNNVKLHSGSTDTEARQVKCASPNAGRLDAKSKNFGSMANRKRLQIVTSDTETRPPTCGTPSAGRLGKKYESSEDLLNRKKLRIATDMELPMSSEGLLSPPKSSKRHAENASSSNPRPFKTESPRKHDIFSHQNSCKKSNKGNLKPPNNAPVKGVQAVKSSMTLSRSYSLGSLANAKAPVPSPRGPLSKQLSFNNSKSEPKVKQLAEGVASKLKPVKHSPIDVREKGPMRKLMKSESFKREGSVSKDSSSLKQNKSSLLSRDEKPRMLKLMSDKSFLERRPSFILQKPPLSPRPDSSVKSGDRKVDQDNPRPGPSILKTSKKPGNIEKKQISASFNSEKRGIAIHQTSTGVVSSKDADTIKTSDPLLPVENVNKDNDCVGEASLILRKNDNKMSTNPEVLSTPLAMTCETDLQSVVPRASASEDLTPNVGQCQPLAMTSESQSMVPRASSSEELTPNVGQCQPLAMTSESDLPSMVPRESASEDLTPNVGQCQQEVLESTEHKSIKSAEEVQAAEDILPESPHDPLMAQKLCAPENKLSEPNLKHEDSFDQLPTLGNLSRTLVIPEQTYIWQGIFEVSRTGISSELYDGIQAHLSTCTSAKALEVVKQLPQRIRLIEVPRCSSWPHQFKEVQPSEDNIALFFFAQDFESYERYGKLLEKLLVEDLCLTTNINGVELLILSSDNLPEKIQRWNGFLYFWGVFYARKANSSTELAVKNPCPLVSTTEPFDKPVCSPKVPQSLGIDLNQCPDDELYDSPVSLGSETEKSGASEDHKTLMGSTNGNENLDACEIHHQETAVTREIVLGSGTAAVCETYIPMGSGCHNMKLEYPSDTTGGSGTEGRDSMKDEESFSLNEAPCYVERHVGASRSMPDNILAKKKALTSLTEVSLQHQSESILKADFVLHDSESSYKRQKIVNGDEQLPNERLSKIHSLPAGWHTPFDDSRYAYKGLSDLGSTTKAISDQVVHVLSSDDEGSPEHTTMNKAPLKAEQGSSSPLLSLSLSTAAKTRKLASSDAGDDRSLSLSLGLPLPGVAKGNQALEIKQFLPEKPGINTSFHL